CAGATGTAATGGTTCTCTTATCAACTTTATCACAGGCAGCTACTAGCAGAATCAGCAGGCCCAAAACAACAAATAGCGTATTTCTCATAGCATTGAATTATAAAGGTTTATCGTTAAACTTAACGTTTTTTTCTGAAAAATAGTATAGAAAGTTCTTTCTTCTGGTTACTCCCATTTTTTTGTACCCCCACACCGAACAATGTGTGAAGAAATGAGATACTACGAAAGTTTTCTTCTTGTTGAATGCGATCCATTATCGCATTAACAATTTCGGTTGTATCTTCCCTCGTGCTGATTATTGTAAGATCGTATTGCCAGGGGTACCGAAAAACAACTTCGCCTACATCCAATTATAGCAGCATTGTTGACAAGCATTTTGCCCCTTTGCGGTTTTATTTACATCCCAACAAAAAAGCCGCTCCTAATAAAGGAACGGCTTTAAATATCGTTGTGCGTTTTTCTACTAATAGAATTTCGCTCTTTTGTCTTCTATTTCTACCGAGTTACGGTATACATTAAATACTTCCGAACCTACACGATAAGTGTTTGTTTGAGCCAGACGCATTTTCTCGGCAGCCACATCAACACCAGTACCTTCGCTTACCGAAGTAGGCATTACAACATAAACACCGTTGTTTCCTGCAATTGGTTCCGATACTTCGTCAACCTCAAGTGCTCCAACTGTACCAATTACGGCAGGTTCCAAGCCAATTCCAGGAACCGAGAACGAGTTAAAGTTAATTGCGTTTGCCGTCTGAACTTCAGTATCAAGCGCGGCAGCAGCACCAGCTAAATCGGCATTGTCGTTTAAAGCAGCTTTTGCTTTTTCAACCAACAATTCTGCTTTCTTCTCTTTTGTTACTGCTAACTCAACACGTGCTTTTACGTTTTCGAAAGGAGCAATTCCCTTTTCAGTTTTGCTTGCTAAAATGGCAATTACAAAGTTGTCGCCCAATTCGAAAATACGCGAATCCTGGTTGTTGGTCAGAATATCGTTGACATCAGCTTCGTAGGCAGCTCTAACTAACGGACGAGCATCTTCCAACCCAACGATTGTACGCTGATTTTCGCTAACATTTGCTACTCGTTTGGTTAGACCTTGTTCACTCACTGCAGTGTTAAATGCTTCGGCAGTTGGATTTTCTCCTACAAACTGGCTTGCTTTAGAATACACATTTTGGTAAGTTTTTGTACTTGGCTCAACTTTGCGGGTAAGATATGCTACCTGTACCTGACGGGTAAGTTTTCCGCGTTTTGTAGTTTGTATCAGGTGAATTCCGTATTGCGTTGCAACCATTGTCACACTATCTGTAGTGTTGTTAAATGCTGCATTTTCGAAAGGTTTCACCATTTGACCACGCTGGAACCAACCTAAATCGCCACCGTTGATAGCAGAACCCTGGTCGGCCGAATTGGTACGTGCCAGTTCGGCAAAATCAGCTCCGTTTTCAATCATTGTTTTCAAGCTGTCGGCCAATTGTTGTGCAACAATCAGTTCGGCTTGATTAGTAACCTGCAACAAAATATGACGCGCCTCAACCGAATCAGGCATCATTTCCGATTTGTACAATTTTACCAGTGTGAATGATTCACCTTCTTTGTATGGACCGTAAACTGATCCAACTTCAGCACCTTCGTCGTAAATCCAATTACCAATTGCTTCCGGCAGGTCGTCTTTGTTGTCCCATACATCGTTAAAGCTAATGTCTGAGTTGGTATCGATAAACTGAATAGTGTTTTCAGTTTCTTCAAAGTCAGCTTTAATATCTGTGATCCATTCTTCAGCATCAGCAAAATCTTTTTCCGATGGTTCTACCGGGTAAGTAATGTATTCAATTCTTCTGCTGGCTTCCGCTTCGTAATCTTCTTTATTTGCGTTGTAATAATCTCTAAGGTCAGTTTCGGTAACGGTAACATCTTCGTCGGCAACAGTACTGTGCGGCAAAGCGATGTAATCGAAATTAACCGATTTGTTTCCTGCTGTTGCACTGGCTTCAGCCTGCTCTCCGGTAACGTACATACCTTTTGCCACCATATAGGTGTATTTGCTTTGGGTACGTTCTTCAACAATTTGTTGCTCGATGTTTAGCCATGAAGCACGGTCTTCAGGCGATACTATACCTGTATCCATGTTTTTCAGAAAACGAACTACCGCAGTACGATCGAACTGACCTGTTTGCGGATTGCTGAATATTTGACGAACAATTTGGTGTGGATTTGC
This is a stretch of genomic DNA from uncultured Draconibacterium sp.. It encodes these proteins:
- a CDS encoding peptidylprolyl isomerase is translated as MATLQNIRTKAGLLVAIVIGLSLAAFILGDLLQGGSSMFQRNRLEVGVIDGESIQYPEFQQEVEDLGEIFKQNYQQNQLDDNTWAQVRDQAWQRKIAEIVMGEAYEDLGIEVSSEELFDMLQGANPHQIVRQIFSNPQTGQFDRTAVVRFLKNMDTGIVSPEDRASWLNIEQQIVEERTQSKYTYMVAKGMYVTGEQAEASATAGNKSVNFDYIALPHSTVADEDVTVTETDLRDYYNANKEDYEAEASRRIEYITYPVEPSEKDFADAEEWITDIKADFEETENTIQFIDTNSDISFNDVWDNKDDLPEAIGNWIYDEGAEVGSVYGPYKEGESFTLVKLYKSEMMPDSVEARHILLQVTNQAELIVAQQLADSLKTMIENGADFAELARTNSADQGSAINGGDLGWFQRGQMVKPFENAAFNNTTDSVTMVATQYGIHLIQTTKRGKLTRQVQVAYLTRKVEPSTKTYQNVYSKASQFVGENPTAEAFNTAVSEQGLTKRVANVSENQRTIVGLEDARPLVRAAYEADVNDILTNNQDSRIFELGDNFVIAILASKTEKGIAPFENVKARVELAVTKEKKAELLVEKAKAALNDNADLAGAAAALDTEVQTANAINFNSFSVPGIGLEPAVIGTVGALEVDEVSEPIAGNNGVYVVMPTSVSEGTGVDVAAEKMRLAQTNTYRVGSEVFNVYRNSVEIEDKRAKFY